A genomic segment from Gavia stellata isolate bGavSte3 chromosome 4, bGavSte3.hap2, whole genome shotgun sequence encodes:
- the NDUFB2 gene encoding NADH dehydrogenase [ubiquinone] 1 beta subcomplex subunit 2, mitochondrial gives MLASLGRSAGRLLRAGSGATGLRHAGGGVHIQPRYRQFPELTRAQVIRSELLSGFMWFWILWHFWHNSDMVLGHFPYPDPSAWTDEELGIPPDDAE, from the exons ATGCTGGCGTCGCTGGGGCGATCGGCGGGGCGGCTGCTGCGGGCCGGGAGCGGCGCGACCGGCCTGCGGCA CGCGGGCGGCGGGGTGCACATCCAGCCGCGGTACCGGCAGTTCCCGGAGCTGACGCGAGCGCAGGTGATCCGGAGCGAGCTCCTCAGCGGCTTCATGTGGTTCTGGATCCTCTGGCACTTCTGGCACAACTCGGAcatggtgctg GGCCACTTCCCCTACCCCGACCCTTCGGCCTGGACGGACGAGGAGCTCGGGATCCCTCCGGACGACGCTGAATAG